One Gordonia pseudamarae genomic window, GTCGCGATCGTCGGTGCCGGAATCGTCGTCCCGTTCAGCGGTTTCCGGACCTGCCGACCAGTCACCGAGAACCGGCGGGGATACCAGCGGCAGCGACCCCACCGCTTCCGCACCGTTTCCCTGGGTGCGCAGGTAGCCGGCCACCGTATGCCGGCCGTCACCCTCTCGTGATCCGGCCGAGCGGGCTCCCGGTGGCACGGTGCCACCGGCCGTCGGCCGGGTCGTTCCGGGCACCGTCGATGTCGGCGGGGTCCCCGTCGTGGTGGAGACGGGACCGGCACCTCGCGGCGATATCGTCGTACGCGGGCCTCCAGGGGTGACCGGACCGTTGATCGTCCGTGGCGTGGACGTCGGCGATCCCGGTGTGCCGGTGGGCGTGTTCAGTCCCGGCAACGACAGCGGTGCCGACAGGTTCAGGCTCCGATCGCCCGGCCCGGTGCCGTGCGGGCCGCCGGTGTTGGGACCTGGGGTGTTGGGAGCCGCATTGTTCGGGGAGGCCGTCGGCGATGTGGTGTCCCTGGCCGCGGCGACCTTCCGGTCGTCGACGTTGTTCGTATCCTGTTGACGTGTAGTGGTATTCGTCGTGTCGCGGGCCGTGTTCGGCGACGTGTCGGTGGTCGTGGTGGTATTCGGCGTTGTCCGGGTGTGTGGTTGTCCGGTGATGGTCTGCCGCGCCGTCGCCGCCGGGGAGTTTCCGGAGGTCGTCGTGTCATCGCTCGAATCAGTATGTGTCACAGGAGATATTCTGTTCGGCGCGGTGGTCGTCGACGGTACGGACGCCGATGGATGGACGCTTGCGGTGATGGCTCCGGACGCATGTGTGGTGGCGAACGACGAGAGGGTGGCCATACGCTTGTCGGCGTCCCGCAATTCGCGTTCGGTCGACACATTGATACCCGTGATCGGATACGTGTACGTGGAATTCATCGTCTGCTCAAGGTAGGACCGAATGGTCGCGGTCTGTAACCGTCCAAGACTGGAGGTGGCATACCCTTGCAGACTTACCAAATCTGGTTCACGCCCGACCGTCGCACCTACGATACCCCGCGCCGTGCTCGCCGAATCCCGGCCTACGGCAGGCCGCTCGGTTCGGACCCGCAGGTTCCATCCGAGGATGTCGCCCGCATCCCGGCATGCCTCCACACCAACGCCTTTCGCACCGGCATCGCTGAAACTCCCACTCAGTTCGAAGCCGATGCGATGCGCCTCCGAGATCGCGAGGCTCAACGCATCAGTGTCACCGGTGACGTCGCCTCCATTCATCGATCGTACGACGACGAGCACCTCGCCAATACTCATCAAAGCCCACGGACTCCCCACCACAGCCACCCCCGAATCTGTTCACGGCACCTGTCACGCTCTGGACAGCGACGACTCTACCGTGTTCACTGTGACGAGTTAAGTGATCCATCAACAGGTTTCACTTGACAAAGAATGTTCGATACCACAACACGGGGATGCCATGGCAGGCGACAATGAATCACGGGGGCAGCAGTACAACTTCGACACCGGCGACCTGCTGGAGTCCAGTGAGGGATGGTGGAAGGCGCGAGGCAGAGCAGCCGAAACCGCCGCAAACGACCTGCACGCCCTCATCGAGCAGGTCGATCCGATTTTCCGAAAAAACCACTGGGGCGACTGCGTGGAAGGACGCGCCACCCACGAGCTGTTCCGCGGAATCGTAGACACGTGGGTGCTAGACCTTCGAGATCAAGCAGCTTCCGCCCACAACCTGGCCAAATCGTGTTACGCGGCTGCGCGCACAATCTCGGCGGCCGACAGCGAGGCTGCGGATAAGATCCAATCTTATAGCTAGTCATCTTGTATCACAACATGTCTAGCCGGCCGCGTTGGCGTATGCTCTGGTCGCTGGGAGCCGCTTTCGCGACGGTATCCTGCGCGATCGCCGGTGTACCATCACCATCTGCGGACAGCACCGACACCACCAGTACGCCGACGTCTATTCGCCAAACCGACGACCACGGCAAGGAACTGCCGTTTACGACAAAGTTCCCAGATCGGTGGTCGGCCAACAACGACGGAACAACGTACGAACCGTGCACATCCCTCACCGACACCGAGTTGTCCGCTCTGGGTGTCGACCCCACGACCGTCAAAGACGTCGCTTTGGCCAACCACCAAACTGCCCGTGGCTGTATCTGGTCATACCGTGGGCGCTGGATGGGAGGGGTCAGTCATTTCACGGGCGACAAACCGACATTTGAAGAAGAAAAGAAAGACCGGTCGTGGTACGAGAAGTCATACGACATTACGATCGACGGACGCCTGGTGTTGGTCGACTATTGGGATTCGTCCCGCTGCATAACCACTGTCGAGGTCGAGCACGCGTCAGTTTCGACAATCGTCACCCGACTCTGGAATCCACCTCCCGAGTCCGAACTGTGCAACCTGGCAATCGAGTTCACGAAGTTGACACTCCCGAAGATGCCGCCGCCGGCACCTTGACGTCATGACTTGTCGAGGTAGGCAACCTTCTGTGGGGCGAGTATGCCGTCGACGAGCTCGGCGAGCGGGCGATGGTCGGCGAGGGAGAGGTCGGCCGAGACGATCTCTTCGGCGAGTTCGCGGGCGTCGGCGATCACGTCGGCGTCATCGAGCAGCGACAGGAAATGCAGCGACGACTTACCGCCGGACTGTAGCGAACCGAGCACGTCGCCTTCGCGGCGTTGCTGTAGGTCGATCCGAGCGAGTTCGAATCCGTCACCAGACCCGGCGACCGCGGTGAGACGTTCCATCGACTGCGACACCGGGTTGGCCTTGGTCATCAACAGGCACAGTCCGGCGTGCCCGCCGCGGCCGACGCGTCCCCTCAGCTGATGCAACTGGGACACCCCGAACCTGTCGGCGTCGACGATCACCATCATGGTGGCGTTGGGGACATCGACACCGACCTCGATGACCGTGGTGGAGACGACGATATCGACGTCACCGGCACCGAAACGGTCCATCACGAGATTCTTCTCGTCGGCGGGCATCCGTCCGTGGAGCATCTCGATGCTGTGCCCGCCCAGTGGCCCGTTCGACAGTTCTTCGAACATCTCCGACACCGAAGTGGTAC contains:
- a CDS encoding DUF3558 family protein → MLWSLGAAFATVSCAIAGVPSPSADSTDTTSTPTSIRQTDDHGKELPFTTKFPDRWSANNDGTTYEPCTSLTDTELSALGVDPTTVKDVALANHQTARGCIWSYRGRWMGGVSHFTGDKPTFEEEKKDRSWYEKSYDITIDGRLVLVDYWDSSRCITTVEVEHASVSTIVTRLWNPPPESELCNLAIEFTKLTLPKMPPPAP